One window of Phocoena phocoena chromosome 13, mPhoPho1.1, whole genome shotgun sequence genomic DNA carries:
- the LOC136132644 gene encoding uncharacterized protein encodes MCQPLPGAFPYPLPRFPLSFTSPRFKPTPPPSIPDHHLAPHSVPPIPPIPAFPPKPRSSQVYQRRSICPLVLPPPFPPPAPVSPRPRSPTPSPRSPACLPPRFFPQQPPPQVIVCPHSPPFSSELRSPPPCFHLPPTFPGPRSPKLQVFLLPASTCPPPAFPSAPFHPNPHPHPQGRPFPARRPPACPPAVPQPGSQVLSSPPRPRPPRVPARARRHVTGSS; translated from the exons ATGTGCCAACCG CTCCCCGGTGCCTTTCCGTACCCCCTTCCTCGTTTTCCCCTCAGCTTCACCTCACCCCGTTTTAAACCCACACCTCCTCCCTCCATTCCCGATCATCACCTGGCCCCCCACTCCGTTCCTCCCATTCCCCCCATTCCCGCCTTTCCCCCTAAGCCCCGCTCCTCCCAGGTCTACCAGAGGCGCTCCATCTGTCCCCTGGTTCTCCcacccccatttccccctccgGCCCCCGTTTCCCCTCGGCCCCGCTCCCCGACCCCCTCCCCGCGTTCACCTGCCTGCCTCCCACCCCGGTTTTTCCCTCAGCAGCCCCCGCCCCAGGTTATAGTCTGTCCTCATAGCCCCCCGTTCTCCTCTGAGCTCCGCTCCCCACCCCCGTGTTTTCACCTGCCCCCCACTTTCCCCGGGCCCCGCTCCCCCAAACTCCAGGTTTTTCTCCTGCCCGCGTCCACCTGCCCTCCCCCCGCTTTCCCTTCGGCCCCGTtccaccccaacccccacccccacccccagggccgaCCCTTTCCCGCCCGGCGTCCACCTGCCTGCCCCCCTGCGGTCCCGCAGCCCGGCTCCCAGGTTCTCTCCagcccgccccggccccgccccccgcgcgTCCCCGCCCGCGCCCGCCGCCATGTGACGGGAAGCAGCTGA